The window CGATCTCGAGGGCGTTCTCGTCGGCCGAGGGGCTGCCTTCCTCCCCGACCGGCCATTTGTAGACCTCGTAGCCACAGCCGACGATACAGTACCGGCACGATCGAACGCTCCGCTCCGCGTCCGTCGGCGGAACGGGAACCTCGTTGGTGTTTGGGTTGTCAGCCATCGTCAGTCCTCCGTTTCGGTCTCGATCGGATCACCGTCTCGCAGGTTGTGCCGAGAGCCGTAGACGAGTCCGTCGATCCCCGTCGCGTAGATGTCGCCGTCTTCGACCTCGAGTCGAACCTGCGGGAGATCCGTCGTCGCCGCACCGCTGACGACGAGTCCCCCTTTCGAGAGATCGAACGTGGTGTAATGACAGGGGCACGGACCGGCCATCTCCTGGTCCGGTTTCACCTGTCCTTCGACGCCACAGCCCATGTGCGTACAGAGGCTGTTGTACGCGACGATGCTGGCGTCCGGTCCGACGCCGCCCCACGCTTCCCCGTCGATCCGGGTAAGGAAGTTACTCGTCCCCTCGAGCGGATACGTGAACGTGTCGACGTCCCCTTCCGAGAGGTCGTCGACGGCGCCGACGCGAAGACGGGGATACCGCTCGAGTCGATCGGCGCGTCCGGTCGGTGAGTCCGCGGGCTGTTCTTGGTCGTCATCATCATCATCATTGCTGAAAAGCGCGCTACAACCGGCCAGTGCGCTCCCAGTCGTTGCGGTCGCCGTCGCGAGAAGCGATCGGCGACCGAGTGTTCGTTCAGTCATGTTCCGAGTGGTGTTGCGAACGGCTCGTCCCGGTCGAAAGTCGACCCGGTTCTCGGCACGAGTACGGTCCCCAGCCGCCGTCCGCCACGGTATTGTCGGTCCTCATTTTCGATCTCCTCCCCGCCGTACTGCCGCCCGTACGACGTAGTGCTATATTGCTATATGGTAATATTAATAATTGACCCTTATTTACTGGGTGTGACACTTAAGAGAGAACTGCTGCAGTGTTACGAGTACGACCGAAACTGTGCGAAGAACCACGACTGCTCTCGCGGAAGACGGTATCCGAGTGCGTGGTGAACGCTCCGACTACCGGCAGTCTCTGTCGAAAAGACGTTCGAGTCCGTCGTAGTCCCGCCAAAACGAGCGGTGAGTGGGGACGAACGCCTGCGCGCTCATCCGGTTTCCTGTCCGTCAGTTCCGGCGCAACCCGATCCGGGCGGCGGTTGTGCCCGGGAAATCGGCACAGGGATCCGTACCGTATCAGTCGGCGATCAGCGGCTCGCCGTCGAGGCCGTCTTCGACCAGTCCGACGAGACGCTCGCCCGTCGCGGTCGGTTCGTAGTATCGCCAGCGGCCGTCTTTCGTCCTCGTAACCAGCCCGGCCCTGTGGAGTCGGGTCAGCGCCTGACTGATACTGCTCTGTCCGACGTCGAAATACGGTTCCAGTTCGCAGCCACAGACGGGATCCGAAGCCTCGGTAAGGACCAGCAGGATCCGGTACCGCGTTTCGTTACCGAGCGTCGAGAACAGTTCGACTCGGTCGATGACCGATCGATTCAGCAATCGGTCGACGTCCTCCTCTCGGAGGGTGAACCCACATTCGTCTCGCTTCGCTTCTTCCACTCCCATTGTCGGCTAGTCGATCCGGACGCGCATAAAATTGGTACCTCTCGATCAAGAGACGTTCTCTATCCGAAATCAAATCTCGGAACAGCCGGCGGTATCGGGACGATGGACGCTTCGGGCGGGACTACCCGTCCGGCAGTCCGAGCGAAAAGCGACTCGATCCCGACTCCGCAGTCGATCCGATCACGGAACGGAGACGTCCGAAAGCGGGATCGCGTTCGGTTCGGGAACCCTCCCGCTCGAGACGGCGTACTCGCCGCGACCGTCCGTCCCCTCGTCGGCCGCCACGTCCGAATCGAGGACGATCACCCCCTCCGCGAGCAGCGGCGCGAGCACGCCCGCGACCACGACTCGGGGGTCGGAAACGGGCTCGCGGACGACCACACGGTCGCCGCGCTCGAGCCCGTGCTCCTCGACTACGGCCCGGGCCGTCTCGAGGGCTGGCGCGTGTGTGATCGTGCGGTTGCCGTCGGTCAGCAGGTCGGTGTCCGGATCGATCGACAGCGGCGGGAACGACGGGTTCTCGCTCCAGAGGCCGGCGTCGAAGTTGTGGACGTCGGGTTCCTCGGGTTTGTCGCCGTAGCCGACCCGTTGAGCGCCCCGCGGCAAGTCGTACCGCCCGCTCTCGAGGTCGTCCACCGGTGCGACGAGCGCCTGAAAGCGATCGTCGGCGGCGAGGTCCGTCGGCGGATCGAACCGGGTCCGGCCCTCGAGCAGTGTCG of the Halobiforma lacisalsi AJ5 genome contains:
- a CDS encoding arsenate reductase (azurin) small subunit, which gives rise to MTERTLGRRSLLATATATTGSALAGCSALFSNDDDDDDQEQPADSPTGRADRLERYPRLRVGAVDDLSEGDVDTFTYPLEGTSNFLTRIDGEAWGGVGPDASIVAYNSLCTHMGCGVEGQVKPDQEMAGPCPCHYTTFDLSKGGLVVSGAATTDLPQVRLEVEDGDIYATGIDGLVYGSRHNLRDGDPIETETED
- a CDS encoding ArsR/SmtB family transcription factor, which translates into the protein MGVEEAKRDECGFTLREEDVDRLLNRSVIDRVELFSTLGNETRYRILLVLTEASDPVCGCELEPYFDVGQSSISQALTRLHRAGLVTRTKDGRWRYYEPTATGERLVGLVEDGLDGEPLIAD